In a genomic window of Gloeocapsopsis dulcis:
- a CDS encoding SGNH/GDSL hydrolase family protein, with product MSRKILHRLIQHTVFTKIIFLLYYSHVIKVTIITLSIKNKLTKTQYNFSHFSLTPVKVSISANYIETNPSGDVLANSDAIADLEEKCTFIPEYNSPLKIMLLGDSITYGVKGISDRDSGGYRPELWQKFVADALPVKFVGSRSEGPDTLGDKTHESHPGWTIKQIAASIDDWLNIAQPNLILLMIGTNDTSRSSLRTMIEDFSNLIDKITACCPHVQLLVASIPPIHPAAKPAIRSLRAMYFNAAIPSIVSSKIAQGKKIHFVDMRSLSIQDLTSSLSLDLDRGVHPNSQGYHKIANFWHDAVLKVISDRQTHLAFSRSQQ from the coding sequence ATGAGCAGAAAAATCTTGCATCGCTTGATTCAACACACTGTTTTTACAAAAATTATATTTCTGTTGTATTACAGTCATGTTATTAAAGTTACGATTATTACTCTCTCAATTAAGAATAAGCTGACAAAAACTCAGTATAACTTTAGTCATTTTTCTTTAACCCCAGTAAAGGTTAGCATTTCTGCTAATTATATTGAGACTAATCCTAGTGGTGATGTCCTAGCAAATAGTGATGCGATCGCTGATTTAGAAGAAAAATGTACATTTATTCCTGAATACAACTCACCACTAAAAATTATGCTTCTCGGTGACTCTATTACCTACGGAGTAAAAGGAATAAGTGATAGAGATAGTGGTGGCTACCGCCCAGAACTATGGCAAAAGTTTGTTGCTGATGCATTACCAGTTAAGTTTGTTGGTTCAAGATCCGAGGGACCAGACACACTTGGAGATAAAACCCATGAAAGTCATCCTGGGTGGACAATAAAGCAGATTGCTGCCTCAATTGATGACTGGCTTAATATAGCTCAACCAAACTTAATTTTATTAATGATTGGTACCAATGATACGAGCAGAAGTTCACTCAGAACAATGATTGAAGATTTTAGTAATTTGATCGATAAAATTACTGCGTGTTGTCCTCACGTCCAACTACTTGTTGCTTCCATTCCACCTATTCATCCTGCAGCTAAACCAGCAATTCGTAGTTTACGCGCAATGTATTTTAATGCGGCAATTCCTAGTATTGTGTCCTCTAAAATAGCCCAAGGCAAAAAAATACATTTTGTAGATATGAGAAGTTTAAGTATTCAAGATTTAACATCATCCCTCTCCCTCGACTTGGACAGAGGGGTACATCCTAATAGTCAGGGTTATCATAAAATTGCCAACTTTTGGCACGATGCTGTGTTGAAAGTGATTAGCGATCGCCAAACTCACTTAGCTTTTTCACGTTCTCAACAGTGA
- a CDS encoding glycosyltransferase family 2 protein, translating to MKDRSNRPLVSVGLPVYNGEDLLEKALSSILAQTYSNFELIISDNASTDKTRAICEAYAANDSRIKYYRNEKNIGGHNNFNRVFKLATGEYFKWAAHDDLCTPDFIEKCVNILEIDPLVVLCYPKTKLINEREEVLPNNCDENPLLTHSSKPHVRFRNLIIDSFAKPHRCLQLFGVMRRDILAKTPLLGNYPGADKVLLVKMALLGQYHEVPEYLFFNRNHAQRASKALSNPYLRATWLDPTLKDGKLVFPQGRVFLGYINSINTTSLGLYQKICCYFHLYIWFLRYKNALIKELIKAAIWPIYFSIQRRRIVTS from the coding sequence ATGAAAGATAGAAGTAATCGCCCACTCGTTAGCGTTGGTTTACCCGTTTATAACGGGGAAGATTTACTAGAAAAAGCTTTAAGTTCAATTTTGGCACAAACTTATTCAAATTTTGAACTAATTATTTCAGACAACGCATCAACTGATAAAACTAGAGCAATCTGTGAAGCTTATGCAGCTAATGATTCTCGAATTAAATACTATCGAAATGAAAAAAATATTGGAGGACATAATAACTTCAACCGCGTATTTAAATTAGCAACAGGTGAATATTTTAAATGGGCTGCGCATGATGATTTGTGCACACCTGATTTTATAGAAAAATGCGTCAATATACTAGAAATAGATCCATTAGTTGTGTTATGTTATCCTAAGACTAAACTTATCAACGAACGTGAGGAAGTTTTACCAAATAATTGCGATGAGAATCCGTTACTAACCCACTCATCAAAACCTCATGTGCGGTTTCGCAATCTGATTATTGACTCTTTTGCTAAACCGCATCGTTGTTTGCAACTATTCGGGGTAATGCGCCGAGATATTTTGGCAAAAACTCCTTTATTAGGTAATTATCCAGGAGCAGATAAGGTTTTACTGGTCAAAATGGCGCTTCTTGGTCAATATCATGAAGTTCCTGAGTACTTATTTTTTAATCGCAACCATGCTCAACGTGCGAGTAAAGCCTTGTCAAATCCCTATTTACGTGCTACCTGGCTTGACCCAACTCTTAAGGATGGAAAACTCGTATTTCCTCAAGGACGAGTCTTTTTAGGATATATCAATTCTATCAATACAACTTCCTTAGGCTTATACCAGAAAATCTGTTGCTACTTCCATCTATATATTTGGTTTTTGAGATACAAAAACGCCCTGATTAAGGAACTAATTAAAGCAGCAATATGGCCTATTTACTTCTCGATACAACGTAGAAGAATTGTGACATCTTAA
- a CDS encoding alpha/beta fold hydrolase, protein MKSVEEMSVSQTEINSKLEPNSEGEVYIAPRNSIELQLAQMWEQVLEIQPISIIDNYFDLGGDSLRALRLFDQIEQTFGKKLSLATLIQAPTLEQLAEVIGQESESVPFRSLVPIQPSGSKPPLFCMHGNGAHVLAFQDLAQYLGADQPFYGLQARGVDGVTTPLNRIEDMAAAYIEEIRAVQPEGPYYLAGFSSGGVVAFEMARQLHAKGEKVAFVGLLDTFVPGCFKQVTVLEWFSRQWRNFFRFGLKHPAKIAYRSLERKWYVVYWSAYLQLAGTLPYFWHRKYVGYSIRKAMRTYTFQPYAGKLTLFRAIEVPGKGWYYYPSGMPTPDDWHTKDPQYGWGDLAEGGLEAHDLPGNHSTILKEPHIKVLSKNLEACLEKARSEVTVDELS, encoded by the coding sequence ATGAAATCAGTAGAAGAAATGAGTGTCTCCCAAACAGAAATAAACTCAAAGCTAGAGCCAAACTCAGAAGGAGAAGTTTATATTGCGCCACGCAATTCTATTGAACTCCAACTTGCCCAGATGTGGGAGCAAGTGTTGGAAATTCAGCCGATTAGCATCATAGACAATTATTTTGATCTTGGAGGGGACTCGCTACGGGCGCTACGACTATTTGATCAAATTGAGCAAACATTTGGCAAAAAGTTGTCTCTAGCAACTTTAATTCAAGCACCAACTCTCGAACAACTGGCTGAAGTAATTGGTCAAGAATCTGAATCGGTACCTTTTAGATCGCTGGTTCCCATCCAACCGAGTGGTTCTAAACCACCTTTATTTTGTATGCATGGAAATGGTGCCCATGTTCTCGCTTTTCAGGATCTCGCCCAATACTTAGGTGCAGATCAACCATTCTATGGACTGCAAGCACGCGGAGTAGATGGAGTCACAACACCTTTGAATCGAATTGAAGATATGGCAGCTGCTTATATCGAAGAAATTCGCGCAGTTCAGCCAGAAGGACCTTATTACTTAGCAGGTTTCTCTTCTGGAGGTGTAGTCGCGTTTGAAATGGCACGGCAGTTACACGCCAAGGGTGAGAAAGTCGCATTTGTGGGCTTACTCGATACTTTTGTTCCAGGTTGTTTCAAACAAGTTACTGTACTAGAGTGGTTCTCGCGACAGTGGCGTAACTTTTTCCGCTTCGGGCTGAAACACCCAGCAAAAATTGCCTACCGCAGCCTAGAAAGAAAATGGTACGTTGTCTACTGGAGTGCTTATCTACAACTAGCAGGAACTCTGCCTTATTTTTGGCACAGAAAGTATGTAGGATATAGCATTAGAAAAGCAATGCGCACCTATACATTTCAACCTTATGCAGGTAAGTTAACGCTGTTTCGTGCCATCGAAGTGCCAGGAAAAGGATGGTATTACTATCCTTCAGGAATGCCTACTCCTGATGATTGGCACACAAAAGATCCTCAATACGGCTGGGGCGATCTTGCCGAAGGAGGATTAGAAGCCCACGATCTTCCTGGCAATCACTCGACAATTCTTAAAGAACCCCATATCAAGGTTCTGAGTAAAAACTTGGAGGCTTGCTTGGAAAAAGCGCGTTCTGAAGTTACTGTCGATGAGTTGAGTTAA
- a CDS encoding GAF domain-containing protein — translation MNLHKNIANNNSHLPTSLSTALTELEETATQIQAEVAEIADWLPLPLDEKSVPVRSLVQNLLYPLLDCIRQVLKVDTAAVLLCSEDKQDLIVQAACGLEEEVAAGIQIPIGYGFAGKIAAKRELTIVEDLSQVDVFSPILRHKGLQSMLGLPLVVNNQVVGVFHVGTFHSRQFSIDEVQLLKTVAARIGMVSDRILTLYESTQENSSVRTLHQPSHQLVSFQLCLEVAEFLLSLIGVPNLEYSIV, via the coding sequence ATGAACTTGCACAAAAACATTGCAAACAATAATAGCCATCTCCCCACTTCTTTAAGCACAGCACTAACTGAACTAGAGGAAACTGCAACTCAAATTCAAGCGGAGGTAGCAGAAATAGCTGACTGGCTTCCGCTACCCTTAGATGAAAAATCTGTACCAGTTCGTTCTTTAGTGCAAAATCTACTTTATCCCCTGCTTGATTGTATTCGTCAAGTCCTCAAGGTAGATACAGCAGCAGTATTACTCTGCTCAGAAGACAAACAAGATTTGATCGTACAAGCAGCTTGTGGTTTGGAAGAAGAAGTCGCCGCAGGTATTCAAATTCCGATCGGCTATGGCTTTGCAGGTAAGATTGCTGCTAAACGTGAGTTGACAATTGTTGAGGATTTATCCCAAGTAGACGTTTTCAGTCCGATTCTACGTCACAAAGGACTTCAGTCTATGTTAGGTCTACCGTTGGTAGTCAACAACCAAGTAGTAGGGGTTTTTCATGTCGGTACGTTTCACTCGCGCCAATTCAGTATAGACGAAGTGCAGTTACTCAAAACTGTTGCTGCTCGTATTGGGATGGTGAGCGATCGCATATTGACACTATATGAATCAACCCAAGAAAACTCAAGTGTAAGAACACTACACCAACCAAGTCATCAACTTGTTAGCTTTCAACTATGCTTGGAAGTAGCGGAATTTCTTTTATCTCTTATTGGGGTGCCTAACTTAGAATACTCTATTGTGTGA